The Listeria monocytogenes genome window below encodes:
- the iolA gene encoding methylmalonate-semialdehyde dehydrogenase has translation MADVRKLKNYIDGEWVESETDKYEDVINPATGELLCQVPISTRAELDQAAVIAEQAFEKWSQVAVPRRARVLFGFQQLLIQHKEELARLITLENGKNLSEARGEVQRGIENVEFAAGAPTLMMGDSLASIATDVEAANYRYPVGVVGGIAPFNFPMMVPCWMFPMAIALGNSFILKPSERTPLLMEKLVELFSEAGLPKGVFNVVYGAHDVVNGILENEIIKAVSFVGSKPVGEYVYKTGSANLKRVQALTGAKNHTIVLNDADLEDTVTNVISAAFGSAGERCMACAVVTVEEGIADEFLAALRTAAQNVKIGNGLDDGVFLGPVIREENQKRTIAYIEKGIEEGAKLTVDGRETGLSEGHFVGPTILEDVTTDMTIWKDEIFAPVLSVIRVKNLQEAVRVANQSEFANGACIFTNNAKAIRYFREKIDAGMLGVNLGVPAPMAFFPFSGWKSSFYGTLHANGKDSVDFYTHKKVVTARYSLKGYEE, from the coding sequence ATGGCAGATGTACGGAAATTAAAGAATTATATTGACGGTGAATGGGTCGAGAGTGAGACAGATAAATATGAAGATGTCATCAATCCGGCGACGGGTGAACTGCTGTGTCAAGTGCCGATATCGACACGCGCAGAATTAGATCAAGCGGCTGTTATTGCCGAACAAGCTTTTGAAAAATGGAGTCAAGTTGCTGTACCAAGACGTGCGCGCGTATTATTCGGATTCCAACAGTTACTCATTCAACATAAAGAAGAATTAGCAAGATTAATTACACTCGAAAATGGTAAAAATTTATCCGAAGCACGCGGGGAAGTCCAACGTGGTATTGAAAATGTCGAATTCGCGGCTGGAGCACCAACGTTGATGATGGGTGATTCGCTGGCTTCGATTGCAACTGATGTAGAAGCGGCTAATTATCGCTACCCGGTCGGAGTTGTTGGTGGAATTGCGCCATTTAACTTCCCGATGATGGTTCCTTGTTGGATGTTCCCAATGGCCATTGCGCTTGGTAACTCGTTTATTTTAAAACCATCCGAGAGAACGCCACTTTTAATGGAGAAATTGGTGGAATTATTTTCTGAAGCGGGTCTTCCAAAAGGTGTTTTCAATGTAGTATACGGCGCGCATGATGTGGTTAATGGTATTTTAGAAAACGAAATAATTAAAGCGGTTTCTTTTGTTGGTTCTAAGCCAGTTGGGGAATATGTCTACAAAACTGGGAGCGCGAATTTGAAACGAGTGCAAGCCTTGACGGGCGCGAAAAACCATACAATTGTACTTAATGATGCGGATTTAGAAGATACTGTGACGAATGTTATTTCTGCGGCATTTGGATCGGCTGGTGAACGTTGCATGGCATGCGCTGTTGTGACGGTCGAAGAGGGAATAGCGGACGAATTTCTAGCGGCACTTCGGACAGCCGCACAAAATGTGAAAATTGGAAATGGGTTAGACGATGGCGTTTTCCTTGGTCCAGTAATTCGTGAAGAAAATCAAAAGCGCACGATTGCTTATATTGAAAAAGGCATAGAAGAAGGCGCGAAATTAACCGTTGATGGTCGGGAAACTGGACTTTCAGAAGGGCACTTTGTTGGACCAACAATTTTGGAAGATGTTACGACGGATATGACGATTTGGAAAGACGAGATTTTCGCGCCAGTTTTATCTGTGATTCGTGTGAAAAATCTCCAAGAAGCAGTTCGTGTTGCGAATCAATCTGAATTTGCGAATGGAGCTTGTATTTTCACTAATAATGCCAAAGCAATTCGCTATTTTAGAGAAAAAATTGATGCTGGAATGCTTGGTGTGAATTTGGGCGTACCTGCTCCAATGGCGTTTTTCCCGTTTTCTGGCTGGAAATCGTCCTTTTATGGAACACTTCATGCTAATGGCAAAGACAGCGTGGATTTTTACACGCATAAGAAAGTTGTCACTGCGAGATATTCATTAAAAGGTTACGAAGAATAG
- the iolB gene encoding 5-deoxy-glucuronate isomerase — MGKLLRKPLNERIAPGVTLVQDINHGNSPLSYVGFRLIELEKHAVYQETLDELECCIVALTGKITVSEGDDLFAEIGTRANVFEKIPTDSVFISGGRAFQVKADSEKARVALCYSPANQDLPTTLIKASDNSIERRGKYQNKRLVHNILPDVSEVASSLLVVEVYTNGGNFSSYPPHKHDRDNLPAESLLEESYYHEINPEQGFIFQRVYTDDRTLDETMAVEHQNAVIVPEGYHPVGVPDGYDSYYLNVMAGPKRVWKFHNDPDHEWILERD; from the coding sequence ATGGGCAAACTGTTACGAAAACCGTTAAATGAAAGAATAGCGCCTGGCGTTACGCTCGTTCAAGATATTAACCACGGAAACTCGCCGCTTAGTTACGTTGGGTTTCGATTAATTGAATTGGAAAAACATGCCGTTTATCAAGAAACATTGGATGAGCTTGAATGTTGCATTGTTGCGCTTACTGGGAAAATTACAGTGAGTGAGGGTGACGATCTTTTTGCAGAAATTGGGACAAGAGCGAATGTCTTTGAAAAAATCCCGACAGATAGCGTGTTTATTTCTGGTGGACGGGCGTTTCAAGTGAAGGCAGACTCAGAAAAAGCTCGTGTTGCGCTTTGCTACTCTCCAGCGAATCAAGATTTACCAACGACACTAATTAAAGCTAGTGATAATTCGATTGAGCGGCGTGGGAAATATCAAAATAAACGACTGGTACATAATATTTTGCCAGATGTGAGTGAGGTTGCGAGCAGTTTGTTGGTTGTGGAAGTGTATACGAATGGCGGGAATTTTTCGAGTTATCCGCCGCATAAACATGACCGCGATAATCTGCCAGCGGAGTCGCTTTTGGAAGAGAGTTATTATCATGAAATCAATCCGGAGCAAGGTTTTATTTTTCAACGTGTCTATACGGATGACCGGACGCTTGACGAAACGATGGCTGTGGAGCATCAAAATGCGGTTATTGTTCCGGAAGGCTATCACCCAGTTGGCGTGCCAGATGGATATGATTCATATTATTTGAATGTGATGGCAGGGCCGAAACGGGTTTGGAAGTTTCACAATGATCCGGATCATGAATGGATTTTAGAGCGAGACTAA
- the iolC gene encoding 5-dehydro-2-deoxygluconokinase, which yields MNFKKHSERKFDLITVGRACIDLNAVEYNRPMEETMTFSKYVGGSPANIAIGTAKLGLKVGFIGKISADQHGRFIEKYMRDLDINTDGMVKDTEGRKVGLAFTEIKSPDECSILMYRENVADLYLTPEEISEDYIKEARVLLISGTALAQSPSREAVLKAVSLARKNDVVVAFELDYRPYTWTNTEETAVYYSLVAEQADVIIGTRDEFDMMENQVGGKNEATKAHLFQHQAEIVVIKHGVEGSFAYTKAGETFQAKAYKTKVLKTFGAGDSYASAFLYGLFSDESIETALKYGSAAASIVVSKHSSSDAMPTADEIKALIAQAE from the coding sequence ATGAATTTTAAAAAACATAGCGAACGAAAATTTGATTTAATCACAGTAGGACGCGCGTGTATTGATTTGAACGCGGTCGAATACAATCGTCCAATGGAAGAAACGATGACATTTTCGAAATATGTAGGTGGATCGCCAGCGAATATCGCGATTGGAACTGCTAAACTGGGCTTAAAAGTTGGCTTTATCGGCAAAATTTCAGCTGATCAACACGGTCGTTTTATTGAAAAATATATGCGTGATTTGGATATAAATACGGACGGAATGGTGAAAGATACGGAAGGGCGCAAAGTTGGCTTGGCGTTTACAGAAATTAAAAGTCCGGATGAATGCAGTATTTTGATGTACCGTGAAAATGTAGCGGATTTATATTTAACGCCAGAAGAAATTTCGGAAGACTATATCAAAGAAGCTCGTGTGCTGCTCATTTCTGGAACAGCTTTAGCGCAAAGTCCATCGCGGGAAGCTGTTTTAAAAGCAGTTAGTTTAGCTCGGAAAAATGATGTAGTCGTGGCTTTTGAATTAGACTACCGCCCTTATACGTGGACAAACACTGAAGAAACAGCGGTTTATTATTCCCTCGTTGCGGAACAGGCGGATGTGATTATTGGGACGCGCGACGAATTTGATATGATGGAAAACCAAGTCGGCGGGAAAAATGAAGCGACAAAAGCCCATCTTTTCCAACATCAAGCAGAAATTGTTGTCATTAAGCATGGGGTAGAAGGCTCCTTCGCATATACAAAAGCTGGAGAAACATTCCAAGCAAAAGCATATAAAACAAAGGTGCTAAAAACTTTCGGAGCAGGGGATTCCTATGCATCGGCCTTTTTATACGGTTTATTTAGTGATGAAAGTATCGAAACAGCACTAAAATATGGTAGTGCCGCAGCTTCGATTGTTGTTAGCAAGCATAGTTCTTCAGACGCGATGCCAACAGCTGATGAAATCAAAGCGCTTATTGCGCAAGCAGAATAG
- the iolD gene encoding 3D-(3,5/4)-trihydroxycyclohexane-1,2-dione acylhydrolase (decyclizing), producing the protein MTENTIRLTTAQALVKFLNQQYIEVDGEMAPFVDGIFTLFGHGNVVGIGQALEEAPGHLKVYQGKNEQGMAHAAIAYAKQKNRQRIYACSTSAGPGSANLITAAGTALANNLPVLFLPADTFATRQPDPVLQQLEHESSTAITTNDGFQAVSRYFDRVQRPEQLMSALIRAFEVMTNPASAGPATICIAQDTEGEAFDYPVEFFQKRIHYLNRQIPTKRELTEATRLIQASKKPVIIVGGGARYSGAREELIALSEQTNMPLVETHAGKSTVESDFKNNLGGTGILGTLAANKAIRDADLVIGIGTRYTDFTTSSKTAFDPTTKFININVSRMQTYKLDAFQVVGDAKATLAELAPLLKGYQTQFGNKIATYKTEWLEERARLQNTKFNREAFTPEIKNQFDQATLNEYADRLQTEFTQTEALITINDNVAPDSIVVCSAGSLPGDLQRLWNPAVPNTYHLEYGYSCMGYEINGALGAKMAAANNQEVYAIVGDGSFCMSHSELLTSLQYGKKINIMLFDNSGFGCINNLQMANGSDSFFCEFRDSDNQIMQVDYAKIAEGYGAKVYRANTKEDLISALEDAKKQTKTTLIEMKVLPKTMSEGYLNWWNVGVSEVSNRESINQAYEEKQANLKNARLY; encoded by the coding sequence GTGACCGAAAACACGATTCGACTAACTACTGCACAAGCTTTGGTAAAATTTTTAAATCAGCAATATATCGAAGTAGACGGCGAAATGGCACCGTTTGTAGACGGGATTTTTACGCTATTTGGACATGGAAATGTGGTTGGTATCGGGCAAGCCTTGGAAGAAGCCCCAGGTCATTTAAAAGTGTATCAAGGGAAAAATGAGCAGGGCATGGCGCACGCGGCAATCGCTTATGCAAAACAAAAAAATCGCCAGCGCATTTACGCGTGTTCCACATCAGCTGGACCGGGTTCCGCGAACTTAATAACAGCAGCCGGAACCGCACTTGCAAATAATTTACCCGTGTTATTCTTGCCAGCCGACACATTTGCAACCAGACAACCCGACCCAGTTTTGCAACAATTAGAGCACGAGTCGAGCACAGCAATCACAACCAATGATGGCTTCCAAGCAGTCTCCAGATACTTTGACCGCGTGCAGCGACCAGAACAACTCATGAGCGCCCTCATTCGCGCTTTCGAAGTGATGACCAACCCAGCGAGCGCTGGACCAGCTACAATATGTATCGCGCAAGACACAGAAGGAGAAGCATTCGATTATCCAGTCGAGTTTTTCCAAAAACGAATTCACTATCTCAATCGGCAAATTCCGACAAAGCGTGAGCTGACCGAAGCAACGCGTCTCATTCAAGCGAGTAAAAAACCAGTTATCATCGTCGGAGGTGGCGCCCGCTATTCAGGAGCACGCGAAGAATTAATCGCCCTTTCCGAGCAAACCAACATGCCGCTCGTCGAAACACATGCCGGGAAATCAACTGTTGAGTCCGACTTCAAAAACAACCTAGGTGGTACAGGGATTCTCGGGACGCTTGCTGCCAATAAAGCCATCCGTGACGCCGATTTAGTCATCGGAATTGGCACGCGCTACACCGATTTCACAACCAGTTCCAAAACTGCATTCGATCCAACAACCAAATTTATCAATATCAATGTCAGCCGCATGCAAACTTATAAATTAGATGCTTTCCAAGTTGTCGGCGACGCCAAAGCAACACTGGCTGAACTCGCGCCACTTTTAAAAGGTTATCAAACCCAATTTGGAAACAAGATAGCCACCTACAAAACAGAGTGGCTAGAAGAAAGAGCACGACTACAAAATACCAAATTCAACCGAGAAGCATTCACGCCAGAAATCAAAAATCAATTCGACCAAGCGACCTTAAACGAATATGCTGACCGCTTGCAGACCGAATTTACGCAAACAGAAGCACTCATTACGATTAATGACAACGTGGCGCCAGATAGCATCGTTGTTTGTTCGGCCGGTTCACTTCCAGGAGACTTGCAACGACTCTGGAATCCAGCCGTACCAAACACCTATCACCTAGAATACGGCTATTCCTGCATGGGCTACGAAATAAACGGTGCTCTCGGTGCGAAAATGGCCGCAGCAAACAACCAAGAAGTATACGCCATCGTTGGCGATGGCAGTTTCTGCATGTCACACTCAGAGCTACTAACATCCCTACAATACGGCAAAAAAATTAACATTATGCTCTTCGATAATTCCGGTTTTGGCTGCATTAACAACCTCCAAATGGCAAATGGCAGCGACAGTTTCTTCTGCGAATTCCGCGATAGCGACAACCAAATCATGCAAGTTGACTACGCCAAAATTGCAGAAGGATACGGCGCAAAAGTATACAGAGCTAACACAAAAGAAGATTTAATCAGCGCGCTGGAAGATGCTAAGAAACAAACCAAAACTACTTTAATCGAAATGAAAGTACTACCAAAAACGATGTCAGAGGGCTATCTTAACTGGTGGAATGTGGGAGTTTCCGAAGTTTCAAACAGAGAAAGTATTAACCAAGCATACGAAGAAAAACAAGCAAACCTGAAAAATGCCCGACTATATTAA
- a CDS encoding iron chaperone translates to MEVFAEYLAEIDNPNHRARTQEVLTWVAETFPDLKPEIKWNTPMFTNNGTFIIGFSIAKQHMSVSPEAAGIERFEAELKEAGYSHTKGIFRITWAKPVDYNLLAKIIKFNIQDKANCTSFWRV, encoded by the coding sequence ATGGAAGTTTTTGCAGAATATTTAGCTGAAATTGACAATCCAAATCACCGCGCGAGAACGCAAGAAGTGTTAACGTGGGTCGCGGAAACTTTTCCAGATTTAAAGCCGGAAATCAAATGGAATACACCAATGTTTACAAATAATGGCACGTTCATAATCGGCTTCTCTATTGCAAAACAGCATATGAGCGTTTCCCCAGAAGCAGCTGGAATCGAACGTTTTGAAGCGGAACTTAAAGAAGCGGGTTATAGTCATACAAAAGGTATTTTCCGAATCACGTGGGCTAAACCAGTTGACTATAATCTACTAGCAAAAATTATCAAGTTTAATATTCAAGATAAAGCAAATTGTACTAGTTTTTGGCGTGTTTAA
- a CDS encoding low temperature requirement protein A, whose protein sequence is MTERKVSWLELFFDLIFVTAVASTTHLLLSVDNHPDKTAVYFGEYLLMVTPMFWSWVGQTMFFNRFGEKIKLPELYMLPQMFFLILMTASFDLTFSNTYYTFLIGYLGIRFITVIQYFVISRQLTGNARKVALLLGSVFLLGVLTTATSVFFEGFARYLVMYLGIAVDIILPLFLAKTLRKVPVDFPHLAERFGLFVIITFGESIVAITTILVGHTLDSYTIGYTFLGFLIICTLWASYFHSFEKIVDHHKETHGQYLIYGHFFIIISVMLLAANVHLLFEGHLERNVLLLMLFGSVAVFFVSKQFVFAAHKKAEVTFSFWKDALLLLLLVGLFFVNLYSDLPLFVSFVSIWVCALVDLGLQFRTSRPARV, encoded by the coding sequence ATGACAGAAAGAAAAGTTTCTTGGTTAGAGCTATTTTTTGATTTAATATTCGTTACTGCTGTTGCTTCAACGACCCATCTATTACTTAGCGTCGATAACCATCCGGATAAAACAGCTGTTTATTTTGGCGAATATTTATTGATGGTCACGCCGATGTTTTGGTCGTGGGTTGGGCAGACAATGTTTTTCAATCGCTTTGGAGAAAAAATAAAATTACCTGAACTTTATATGTTGCCGCAAATGTTTTTCTTAATTTTAATGACGGCGAGTTTTGATTTAACGTTTTCGAATACGTATTATACTTTTTTGATTGGGTATTTGGGAATTCGATTCATTACGGTCATCCAGTATTTTGTTATCAGTAGGCAATTAACGGGAAATGCGCGGAAAGTGGCGCTACTTCTTGGGAGTGTTTTTCTGCTAGGTGTTTTGACAACTGCGACTTCGGTGTTTTTTGAGGGATTTGCTCGTTATTTAGTGATGTATCTTGGAATTGCTGTGGATATCATTTTGCCGCTATTTTTAGCTAAAACATTAAGGAAAGTTCCGGTTGATTTTCCGCATTTGGCAGAGCGTTTTGGCTTGTTTGTTATCATCACATTTGGTGAAAGTATTGTTGCGATTACGACTATTTTAGTTGGGCACACGCTTGATTCCTATACGATTGGGTACACGTTTCTTGGCTTTTTAATTATTTGTACGCTTTGGGCATCGTATTTCCATAGCTTTGAGAAAATTGTTGATCATCATAAAGAAACGCATGGTCAGTACTTAATTTATGGACATTTCTTTATTATTATTTCAGTGATGTTACTTGCGGCGAATGTGCATTTGTTGTTCGAGGGGCATTTGGAACGCAATGTTTTGTTATTGATGTTGTTTGGTTCTGTAGCCGTGTTTTTCGTTTCCAAGCAATTTGTTTTTGCTGCTCATAAAAAGGCCGAAGTGACATTTTCGTTTTGGAAAGATGCATTGTTATTGTTGCTTTTGGTAGGGCTGTTTTTTGTTAATTTGTATAGTGATTTGCCACTATTTGTTAGTTTTGTGAGTATTTGGGTTTGTGCGCTGGTGGATCTTGGTTTGCAGTTTAGAACGTCACGGCCAGCCCGTGTTTAA
- a CDS encoding uracil-DNA glycosylase — protein MAKTWEEFLKQEAKQPYFIELMEAVKNARAKGNVYPSEEDMFSCFRLCPYNQVKVVILGQDPYHGPGQAHGLSFSVQKGVRIPPSLRNIYKELKSDLGIEPADHGYLSKWAEQGVLLMNTSWSVEEGKAGSHKKLGWATFTNHVLEELNNYDKPLVFILWGNHAIKAASGITNPQHLLIKGVHPSPLAASRGFFGSEPFSKTNAFLEGNGRTPIDWDLNK, from the coding sequence ATGGCAAAAACTTGGGAAGAATTTTTAAAACAAGAAGCAAAGCAGCCCTATTTTATAGAATTAATGGAGGCAGTCAAGAATGCGAGAGCAAAAGGTAATGTGTATCCGTCAGAGGAAGATATGTTTTCGTGTTTTCGCTTATGTCCGTACAATCAAGTGAAAGTCGTTATTTTAGGACAAGATCCGTATCATGGTCCTGGACAAGCGCATGGCTTAAGTTTTTCCGTACAAAAAGGCGTAAGAATTCCACCTAGTCTTCGAAACATTTATAAAGAATTAAAATCAGACTTAGGTATCGAACCAGCTGACCATGGCTATCTTTCCAAATGGGCAGAGCAAGGCGTATTACTGATGAACACAAGTTGGAGCGTAGAAGAAGGCAAAGCTGGCAGTCACAAAAAACTAGGCTGGGCAACATTCACGAATCACGTGTTAGAAGAATTGAATAATTATGATAAGCCACTCGTATTTATTTTGTGGGGAAATCATGCTATAAAAGCCGCAAGTGGCATTACAAACCCACAACATTTACTTATTAAAGGAGTACATCCATCACCACTTGCCGCGAGTCGAGGCTTTTTCGGAAGCGAACCATTTTCAAAAACGAATGCATTTCTTGAGGGAAATGGAAGAACACCGATTGATTGGGACTTGAACAAGTAA
- a CDS encoding NfeD family protein, producing MKHNFTEDDFVYGESWGLVHRGVLEDKEIERMKALRDKVVGKKGVAQTTLKPIGSVRIDGEVYEARLKTGYLEVGKPIIAVGIDFGYVLVNEDIQEGEK from the coding sequence TTGAAGCATAATTTTACAGAAGATGACTTTGTTTATGGAGAATCATGGGGACTCGTGCATCGGGGGGTTTTAGAGGACAAAGAAATAGAACGAATGAAAGCGCTACGAGACAAAGTAGTGGGCAAAAAAGGCGTAGCACAAACGACACTTAAGCCGATTGGCAGTGTCAGAATAGACGGAGAAGTCTATGAAGCTCGCTTAAAAACAGGTTATTTGGAAGTTGGAAAACCAATAATTGCAGTAGGTATTGATTTCGGATACGTACTAGTCAATGAAGATATACAGGAGGGAGAAAAATGA
- the floA gene encoding flotillin-like protein FloA (flotillin-like protein involved in membrane lipid rafts), producing the protein MTMIGPIIIAVLIIIFLIVFFTLVPVGLWISALSARVPVGLGTLIGMRLRRVVPSRVVKPLIKAVKAGLDLEVNQLESHYLAGGDVDNTVDALIAAHRANIELDFSRAAAIDLAGRDVLEAVQTSVTPKVIRTPEFTGVAQNGVEVKVITQITVQSNIERIVGGAGEDTVIARVGEAVVSTVGETREHTDVLENPNSISKKVQEQGLGDGTAYTILSIDIAEMRIGDNIKAKLDIEKANADMEVAQAAASKRKAEAIALEQENRAAVVAAEAEVPRALSRALEDGNLGVMDYYKMENVQSDTAMRESIAHEDEK; encoded by the coding sequence ATGACAATGATCGGACCAATTATTATCGCAGTATTGATTATCATCTTTTTAATCGTATTTTTCACTTTAGTACCAGTGGGGTTATGGATTAGTGCATTATCCGCACGTGTACCAGTAGGACTAGGAACTTTAATCGGAATGAGATTACGCCGGGTTGTACCTTCTCGCGTTGTAAAACCGTTAATTAAAGCAGTAAAAGCAGGGTTAGACTTAGAAGTAAACCAACTTGAAAGTCACTATTTAGCAGGTGGGGATGTAGATAACACAGTAGATGCGTTAATCGCTGCACACCGCGCAAATATTGAATTAGATTTCAGCCGGGCAGCAGCAATCGACCTTGCTGGACGTGACGTACTGGAAGCAGTACAAACTTCTGTAACACCAAAAGTTATCCGTACACCTGAATTTACTGGTGTGGCGCAAAACGGGGTAGAAGTAAAAGTTATTACACAAATTACAGTACAATCCAATATTGAACGTATTGTCGGTGGTGCTGGTGAAGATACCGTTATCGCTCGTGTTGGTGAAGCCGTAGTATCTACAGTCGGTGAAACGAGAGAACATACCGATGTACTCGAAAATCCAAATAGCATTTCGAAAAAAGTCCAAGAACAAGGACTTGGAGACGGAACAGCTTACACTATTTTATCTATTGATATTGCCGAAATGCGTATCGGTGACAACATTAAAGCGAAACTAGACATCGAAAAAGCCAACGCGGACATGGAAGTTGCTCAAGCAGCTGCATCGAAACGTAAAGCAGAAGCGATTGCTCTAGAGCAAGAAAACAGAGCGGCCGTTGTAGCAGCAGAAGCGGAAGTACCGCGTGCGCTATCTCGGGCTTTAGAAGATGGTAACTTAGGCGTAATGGATTACTACAAAATGGAAAATGTACAATCAGATACAGCTATGCGCGAATCGATTGCACACGAAGACGAAAAATAA
- a CDS encoding NlpC/P60 family protein, giving the protein MKIIATRRKIFFAFIALMISFSVLFLPTTSASAATTYKMTTTADVNVRTTDNTKGKVIGFYKKGTTITFTAKTNNNWYKTTYNGKVGYVSGKCLTTYKTPVATTQSFAALNSEARKHLGKRYKIGATGPSCFDCSGYTQYVYSKGVKKAIPRTAKQQYASAKKIKASELKNGDLIFFNYGKGIAHVGIYVGNGKMLNAQNNGVKYDSITSGYWKKYIAGYGRVANLK; this is encoded by the coding sequence TTGAAAATAATAGCAACGAGAAGAAAGATTTTTTTTGCGTTTATAGCTTTAATGATTTCTTTTTCAGTACTATTTTTACCAACAACTAGCGCATCAGCAGCAACTACGTATAAAATGACGACAACGGCTGATGTAAATGTTCGCACAACAGACAATACTAAAGGTAAAGTCATCGGTTTCTACAAAAAAGGTACAACGATTACTTTCACTGCAAAAACAAATAATAACTGGTACAAAACAACATACAACGGTAAAGTAGGATATGTTTCAGGTAAATGTTTAACTACATACAAAACACCTGTTGCAACAACACAAAGTTTTGCCGCATTAAATAGCGAAGCAAGAAAACATCTTGGTAAACGCTACAAAATTGGCGCTACTGGCCCAAGTTGTTTTGATTGTTCCGGTTACACGCAATATGTATACTCAAAAGGCGTTAAAAAAGCAATTCCGCGTACAGCAAAGCAACAATACGCTTCTGCTAAGAAAATTAAAGCTAGCGAACTAAAAAACGGAGACTTAATTTTCTTCAATTATGGCAAAGGTATTGCACATGTTGGGATTTATGTTGGAAACGGCAAAATGCTTAATGCGCAAAATAACGGCGTAAAATACGACTCTATCACATCTGGCTATTGGAAAAAATATATTGCTGGATATGGTCGGGTAGCAAACTTAAAATAA
- a CDS encoding GNAT family N-acetyltransferase — protein sequence MGYTIKEMSLKEIEPHVIEGLLEHKERLGYDIPKKDAVYIGFAALNEAGEIIGGATAKNSYGELHVSLLSVDQNTQGKGVGTELMAQIERYGRANNCHHISLTTFSYQAPEFYKKCGFTELGRVTNFPIKGEEKYFFIKYL from the coding sequence ATGGGATATACAATAAAAGAAATGTCACTGAAAGAAATTGAACCACACGTAATAGAAGGACTATTGGAACATAAAGAACGACTAGGGTATGATATCCCCAAAAAAGATGCCGTATATATTGGTTTTGCCGCATTAAACGAAGCTGGCGAAATAATTGGAGGAGCAACAGCGAAAAACAGCTACGGAGAGCTACATGTTTCGCTTCTTTCTGTTGATCAAAATACACAAGGAAAAGGTGTGGGAACAGAATTAATGGCACAAATAGAAAGATATGGTAGAGCGAATAACTGCCACCATATCTCGTTAACAACATTTAGTTACCAAGCACCAGAATTTTATAAAAAGTGCGGTTTCACTGAACTTGGGCGGGTGACAAATTTCCCTATAAAAGGGGAAGAAAAGTATTTCTTTATTAAATATTTATAG
- the proC gene encoding pyrroline-5-carboxylate reductase, with protein MIKIGFIGAGNMGTAMIRGLATANLIAKENIIVCGRSMEKIKPLETEFNGIKLTTDAEKLVEQADIIILAVKPYTIPEVLTSVKDKLTSEKIIVSVAAGVTIQNLEELTSVKAKIVRVMPNTPALVGEAMSSVSPNTNITSEELREVTAIFTSFGEAEVVSENLMDAVIGVSGSSPAYVYMFIEALADGAVLSGMPRDKAYKFAAQAVLGAAKTVLETGEHPGKLKDMVTSPGGTTIEAVKSLENDGFRSAVINAVQAAAKKNSSM; from the coding sequence ATGATAAAAATTGGCTTTATTGGTGCAGGAAATATGGGTACAGCAATGATTCGAGGGCTGGCAACAGCGAACTTAATAGCAAAAGAAAATATTATTGTTTGCGGTCGTAGTATGGAAAAAATCAAACCGCTTGAAACAGAATTTAATGGCATTAAACTAACAACAGATGCAGAAAAACTCGTAGAACAAGCAGATATTATCATTTTGGCGGTGAAACCTTATACTATCCCTGAAGTTTTAACATCGGTAAAAGATAAGTTAACATCAGAAAAAATCATTGTTTCCGTAGCGGCTGGCGTAACTATCCAAAATTTAGAAGAACTCACTTCCGTAAAAGCAAAAATTGTTCGCGTAATGCCAAATACACCGGCCCTTGTTGGTGAAGCAATGTCTTCCGTTTCACCAAATACGAACATAACATCCGAAGAACTTAGAGAAGTGACAGCTATTTTTACTAGTTTTGGAGAAGCTGAAGTTGTTTCCGAAAATTTGATGGATGCAGTTATCGGTGTCAGCGGTTCTTCACCAGCCTATGTTTATATGTTCATAGAGGCTTTAGCAGACGGCGCAGTACTCAGTGGAATGCCTCGCGATAAAGCGTATAAATTCGCGGCACAAGCTGTGCTAGGTGCCGCGAAAACAGTTCTAGAAACTGGTGAGCACCCAGGTAAGCTTAAAGATATGGTTACTTCTCCCGGTGGAACTACAATTGAAGCAGTGAAATCACTAGAAAATGATGGTTTCCGTTCCGCTGTTATCAATGCAGTTCAAGCTGCTGCAAAGAAAAATAGTTCTATGTAA